A region from the Nematostella vectensis chromosome 13, jaNemVect1.1, whole genome shotgun sequence genome encodes:
- the LOC5505880 gene encoding uncharacterized protein LOC5505880 isoform X4, with product MPMDNTSVALDESSLGLLPTELLEEVSCFGDSQTSLSDLRRKDSPSSPSLQSNNSETDNQQGNELSYSSGYQDALSLSHIKADKNLEERPDTSQPPDTFFNPQDSRTLSRPDSANEDVAGHSQSQDDFHFMLQTRAGSGDGGELIDRMSLASSISFLQSQTFPDSIFSQSLSSTSRGLGSGMDSRSGSDIEQEDELDITPSNQVEDQQRPDSHDVGDGRHSGMAVGRPGLEGANSDTEDVPAQGRPSSDFGSPVAESIELRQSGEGGDVLPYIPGDGGGGGDGSSGHGSDDDDDDENDDDEHDDGQASVLSGDDQPSSQRSSVNSSPGEGADTNPPSSSSGERLRGLPVGHAASDTPNSVLSPSPSNTGDMSTSSSLDNFDVLTASTPMVRNAQVAFDFDATPVNRDHSGLGLQYLLPTHNDTVRGNVFQDSSLHLSQLPSIAFDATITDKTLVAMTPARGSDGSPLQNEQSNTITDHASSGFASSNPSTLSTKNPFDTSDTDNSLLWKSTPREENESLSRTTPGILFKGSTRPSSVTDDNSNQNHRRSGSSSPSKNVAIVRPEVQKTAAGSSKISSFTKKYGTSSRSSNSRPSLQETHKAPKSRSSVDDSTSGRTMTPGGSGEQVVPFSFQGPDMSQQYDDRFLSGVGFGEEPCQQSINNPFDSEGGIDEWGDVGRDIGDEFEAQSGDIEAMLAADEESFVREHQFDHAEADSTAQGIQDAHDWTIPDHSHLTARGSLLRVMGINDPNGTGEVRISFGAVMTAGSEELGTLHNDDPQRPRPHFGNGRLISTPSPQPPPKLISTQSLEQQSSFLEKFPKFENTPMKQTNVQLYKGSSAMFQENSMIPTVKKKPKNPRNRQGSIHKTSSTDKTFADQKAKLDKQYRNKVPRERRGSQSSSQSSSSKSSIPSVIDNSLRGASTKKRRSSNVSSSSRTRQQQQGKHVVPSDSQRSEVRSRSHQESSSRPPTSSFNQSKVHGSHKTYPRRQQRSGSDGNAHDTEGTDSRRVLRGKGAGSAPDLPGHDLEKSGVSDRQDLAAFIAAATNTDADYISKILAEAAKAKSRSQSDDSRSKASSHGDAIQESPEPERLSSITPIASSSPHNHSQPSPSFTLDATAANETSVFESSNEQLPNLDNTASNGIDASAFVKDSPENVSVIERDTLSVSPPKNVSMSPAPDPFTAQVVDPYFGKTYTVKGKLPQSSGGGLVSAHPKVSQAEPRHDQSSSPQSSSFRVMSTCNDDSNIIPESPLKYQQSRLEHSFDSLVQHHSPLPESQLRHSWPKTSETPQKTENDRVIPRRTSGSHGPSLATPKSDNEPNYMQAVVVSVAQNIPSPVYQGISPLGFPTHPQPQSAPFVNTNPLAYGAQPGYGQSLNGPPLGWTFPPPPIGFQHIPGPPTSLHAQQGPYHGSDTYGNFGSTAPTILGPNGIPIINYLGHAQNYAPFSGAQRMLVQPYTVSASVATRVSTMPQTMPPQTSSSVAHQGQVFQNTAPPSGLLQLGQPQERPGIDALGNQTVASAGASVVIPGEVKMPPICCVGVETRSKLSLHNPSSRWIYCNVKVGSCVINGVQVITADDIPFTLPSKLIIDPHKTIDIEVLFTPKMAGLHLAKLHVTSTPLLPEGQKTSEAMTESLPILVSLEAVAEQPEVQILQEDRQVIDFGEMIAGTKQSRALRLINRGRAVVPVRLTITPNATSLHCFSFANADSSPKKDKGHTSSAGMLSIHKLLLDGKACAVEMLSCNSIHKLLLDGKTCADGSIEPSITWILFQAPERGELGTALGLPDEFIARVDIEIAGENSPIIGSVLLKATVGVARLTIPRSAQELQFTGTAGQSVKRTYALKNMGNINSQVHLKVAEEKYYTVNPTRTMLRPMQEVQITVVFRAPKSQGVVDSTLSMTVLPHGPDYEIPLRGMVAQPPAPIDEHMNLLLCNKSVVCWPGIAVGKAAQQKVILKNNAETKTMKLQLSIQGHHSDFQLQNMFGKVDPKSLASIVNLGPREELPVHILFAPSTLGLVSSTLIIKSAVGRPEYVKSKVPLHGCGGTSNLTLVDTRKLSEGYITNIGEVSLGKKNVFKVTVKNTGARAAFVKAVCYTDISSKSVYPPSHFGITPNNFILHEHCSKQLEVSFLPLENDALKCQREVSTVANVVFYFGDEVIRSQYKRYVQQNDLSCPSLTGDSGINFLSVFLDEDRILEDVNYPSTPDWSKFFQSCVSRLRLELVGSPRAESLVDRGQAEANQSLDLVPILGPTDNAPAGPLLNDARNVEAGSPEELSWAVTPEQMVLKPCKTLPEQAVGRFQIVNFSERPLRFEFSWPGHCLSITPEGGQVPPRSQVTVLMSPAANLSSRGIDLPWSGTVHVTCDGQQKPIRVQIREELVLENSPFQPGTSQMKPLDTGMATPFTSAPLPSSHLPPLVVKNKRVEFAETVVGGESATELVLESTVDSNVSWNLSSVAPVYVKGDASGDVYRATYSAFWFQKRSGMLQGKNLLKILVKFLPMDPGQYSQHWDLKFQHEGFKRLHKQRIEVFAQAIVRDAPFTKITREGGKENQPAITHKRLPAKVEHLSHQKGQSQEKQSVILNGTSKISEKSTNRPRRNRGVYVNESEVIFPKTAVGGTSESIVKICNTTDAEVTVPIQRPQAPFSLPSHIPGRSRISAHRFVRIPVRFTPTEPGTSYTSVIVFVLPEQRIEVQVQGES from the exons ATGCCGATGGACAATACATCCGTTGCTCTAGATGAAAGCTCACTTGGACTTCTTCCAACAGAGTTATTGGAGG AAGTCTCTTGTTTTGGAGATAGCCAGACATCTTTATCAGATCTCCGCCGAAAAGATAGTCCCAGTTCCCCAAGCCTCCAAAGCAATAATTCTGAAACTGATAATCAGCAAGGCAATGAATTGTCCTATTCCAGTGGTTACCAAGATGCCTTGTCGCTAAGCCACATCAAAGCTGACAAGAATCTTGAAGAAAGGCCTGACACCA GTCAACCacctgatactttcttcaacCCTCAAGACTCAAGAACATTATCAAGACCAGACAGTGCCAATGAGGATGTAGCCGGACATAGCCAAAGCCAGG ATGATTTCCACTTCATGCTCCAGACAAGGGCAGGTAGTGGGGATGGTGGCGAGTTGATTGACAGGATGTCATTGGCCTCCAGTATAAGTTTCTTGCAGTCACAGACATTCCCAGACAGTATATTCAGTCAAAGCCTGAGTAG CACTAGCCGTGGGTTGGGAAGTGGCATGGATTCACGATCTGGAAGTGACATTGAACAGGAGGATGAATTGGACATTACCCCAAGCAACCAGGTTGAAGACCAGCAACGCCCAGATTCacatgatgttggtgatggcAGACACTCAGGCATGGCTGTAGGACGTCCTGGTCTAGAGGGTGCTAATTCAGACACAGAAGATGTCCCAGCTCAGGGCAGACCATCGTCAGACTTTGGAAGTCCAGTTGCTGAATCCATCG AGCTTCGACAGTCTGGTGAGGGTGGGGACGTCTTGCCGTACATCCCTGGAGATGGTGGAGGAGGTGGGGACGGTAGTAGTGGTCATggcagtgatgatgatgatgatgatgaaaatgatgatgatgaacatgACGATGGGCAAGCATCAG TTCTTTCAGGCGATGACCAGCCAAGCAGCCAACGATCCTCTGTTAATTCCTCCCCTGGCGAAGGTGCTGACACTAATCCACCATCCAGCTCCTCTGGAGAAAGGTTGAGAGGTCTCCCTGTAGGCCATGCGGCATCTGACACTCCAAATAGTGTACTATCGCCATCCCCCAGCAACACTGGGGACATGAGTACTAGCTCATCCCTTGATAACTTTGATGTGCTCACTGCTTCAACTCCCATGGTCAGAAATGCTCAG GTTGCCTTTGATTTTGATGCCACACCTGTAAATAGGGATCATTCAGGCCTTGGATTGCAATATCTTCTGCCTACGCACAATGATACTGTGCGCGGGAATGTTTTCCAAGATAGCAGTTTGCACCTTTCACAG TTGCCATCAATTGCCTTTGACGCGACAATTACTGACAAG ACGTTGGTTGCCATGACTCCAGCCCGTGGTTCTGATGGATCACCACTTCAAAACGAGCAGTCGAACACAATCACAGATCATGCTTCATCAGGCTTTGCATCAAGTAATCCCTCAACATTATCCACAAAGAACCCGTTTGATACAAGTGATACAGACAACTCATTGCTGTGGAAG TCAACACCAAGAGAAGAGAATGAAAGTTTGAGCAGGACTACTCCTGGGATTTTGTTCAAGGGCAGCACCCGGCCATCATCAGTTACTGACGACAACTCAAACCAAAAC CATCGTAGATCCGGATCAAGTTCCCCCAGCAAAAATGTTGCAATTGTCAGACCAGAAGTACAAAAGACTGCTGCTGGGTCAAGCAAAATATCAAGTTTTACCAAGAAATATG GAACTTCCAGCCGTTCCAGTAACAGTAGACCTTCATTACAAGAAACGCACAAAGCACCTAAATCTAGATCGTCTGTAGATGACTCAACGTCAGGTCGTACCATGACTCCTGGTGGCTCAGGGGAGCAAGTTGTACCCTTTTCCTTCCAAGGACCCGACATGAGCCAGCAGTACGACGATAGATTCCTCTCTGGTGTGGGGTTTGGGGAAGAACCTTGCCAGCAATCtatcaataatccctttgaTAGTGAAG GTGGTATTGATGAGTGGGGTGATGTTGGGAGAGATATTGGTGACGAGTTTGAGGCGCAaa GTGGCGATATAGAGGCAATGCTGGCCGCAGATGAGGAGAGTTTCGTCAGAGAACATCAGTTTGATCATGCT GAAGCGGACAGTACTGCACAAGGGATCCAAGACGCCCATGATTGGACCATTCCAGATCATAGCCACTTGACCGCTAGAGGCTCCCTCCTACGGGTCATGGGTATTAATGACCCTAATGGCACAGGAGAAGTCCGGATATCCTTCGGTGCTGTGATGACAGCTGGCTCGGAGGAGCTTGGGACCCTACATAATGACGACCCTCAACGACCAAGG ccccACTTTGGAAATGGCAGATTAATCAGTACTCCTTCCCCACAGCCTCCACCCAAGCTAATATCCACACAAAGTCTGGAACAACAGTCCTCCTTCCTGGAGAAATTCCCAAAATTTGAGAACACTCCAATGAAGCAGACAAACGTCCAACTTTATAAAGGAAGCTCTGCAATGTTCCAGGAAAACTCCATGATTCCCACTGTGAAAAAGAAACCTAAGAATCCAAGAAACCGACAAGGGTCGATCCACAAGACAAGTAGCACTGACAAGACATTTGCGGACCAGAAAGCAAAGTTGGATAAGCAATACAGAAACAAAGTGCCCAGGGAACGGAGGGGTAGTCAGAGCAGCTCTCAGAGTTCCAGCAGTAAAAGCAGCATCCCAAGTGTCATCGACAACAGCTTGAGAGGGGCAAGTACAAAAAAACGGCGGAGCAGTAACGTAAGTTCTAGTAGCAGGACAAGGCAGCAGCAGCAGGGAAAACATGTGGTTCCATCAGATTCGCAGAGATCAGAAGTGAGATCTAGGTCGCATCAAGAGTCATCTTCAAGGCCACCAACAAGTTCCTTTAATCAGAGCAAAGTTCATGGCAGTCACAAGACGTATCCAAGAAGGCAGCAGAGATCAGGATCAGATGGAAACGCACATGATACTGAGGGCACCGATTCCAGAAGAGTTCTTCGTGGAAAAGGTGCAGGGTCTGCTCCTGATCTGCCTGGACATGATCTGGAAAAGAGTGGTGTCTCCGATCGGCAAGATCTGGCTGCATTTATTGCAGCTGCAACTAATACTGACGCAGATTACATAAGTAAAATATTAGCTGAGGCCGCAAAGGCGAAATCGAGATCCCAGAGTGACGATAGCAGGTCAAAAGCATCGAGTCATGGCGACGCGATACAGGAAAGCCCCGAGCCTGAAAGGCTGAGCTCCATAACACCTATTGCGTCCAGTAGCCCTCACAATCATAGCCAGCCTTCGCCATCGTTTACCCTAGATGCCACTGCTGCTAACGAGACGTCTGTTTTCGAAAGTTCAAATGAACAGCTGCCCAATCTCGACAACACTGCTAGTAATGGTATCGATGCCAGTGCCTTTGTGAAGGACAGTCCGGAAAATGTGTCCGTCATTGAGCGTGACACCTTGAGTGTTTCACCTCCTAAAAACGTGTCAATGTCTCCGGCACCTGACCCCTTCACAGCCCAGGTGGTAGATCCTTACTTCGGCAAGACTTATACCGTGAAAGGAAAGCTGCCACAGTCGTCTGGTGGTGGGCTAGTCAGTGCGCATCCTAAAGTTTCCCAAGCAGAACCAAGACATGATCAATCGTCATCACCTCAATCATCAAGCTTCAGAGTGATGTCTACGTGTAACGACGACTCAAACATAATCCCAGAGTCTCCTTTAAAATACCAGCAAAGCAGACTTGAACACTCATTTGACAGCTTGGTACAACATCACTCACCTCTTCCTGAATCCCAACTGAGGCATTCTTGGCCCAAGACATCAGAAACGCcacaaaaaacagaaaatgaTCGAGTAATTCCCAGGAGAACCTCTGGTTCACACGGTCCTTCTCTTGCAACGCCAAAATCAGACAATGAACCAAATTACATGCAAGCAGTGGTTGTTTCCGTTGCACAAAACATCCCTTCGCCAGTCTATCAGGGAATATCACCGCTTGGTTTCCCTACTCATCCCCAACCACAATCAGCCCCCTTTGTCAACACCAACCCACTAGCATACGGTGCCCAGCCTGGATACGGTCAGTCTCTGAATGGTCCCCCTCTGGGATGGACATTTCCACCTCCACCAATCGGTTTCCAGCACATCCCAGGTCCTCCCACCTCACTACACGCTCAGCAGGGACCTTACCATGGAAGTGACACTTATGGCAACTTCGGTAGCACAGCCCCTACGATATTAGGTCCCAATGGCATCCCAATAATAAATTACCTGGGACACGCCCAGAATTATGCACCATTTTCAGGCGCCCAGCGGATGCTGGTGCAGCCTTACACTGTGTCAGCCAGTGTGGCAACCAGAGTGTCAACAATGCCGCAAACCATGCCTCCGCAGACCTCTTCGAGTGTCGCACATCAGGGGCAAGTCTTCCAGAATACAGCACCACCGTCTGGGCTCCTTCAGCTTGGACAACCCCAAGAGAGACCAGGGATTGATGCGCTAGGCAACCAGACGGTCGCCTCAGCAGGAGCCTCTGTGGTTATCCCAGGAGAGGTTAAGATGCCCCCCATCTGTTGTGTAGGGGTCGAAACCCGAAGTAAACTCTCCCTGCATAATCCAAGCAGTAGATGGATCTATTGCAACGTCAAAGTTGGCTCATGTGTGATAAATGGAGTTCAG GTGATTACAGCTGATGATATCCCATTCACACTCCCTTCCAAGCTGATAATCGACCCACATAAGACTATAGATATTGAG GTGCTATTCACGCCTAAGATGGCAGGTCTCCACTTAGCCAAGCTACACGTTACGTCAACCCCACTGCTCCCAGAAGGACAGAAGACTTCGGAAGCAATGACCGAGTCATTGCCGATACTTGTATCACTAGAGGCTGTGGCGGAGCAGCCGGAAGTGCAG ATTCTTCAAGAGGATCGTCAAGTCATTGATTTTGGGGAGATGATTGCTGGGACCAAGCAATCGCGAGCATTGAGGCTTATAAACAGAGGTCGGGCAGTAGTTCCTGTCAGGCTCACAATAACCCCT AACGCTACGTCACTCCATTGCTTCTCGTTCGCCAATGCAGACTCTTCCCCCAAAAAAGACAAGGGACATACCTCCTCTGCAGGCATGCTGTCTATTCACAAGCTCTTGCTTGATGGCAAGGCCTGTGCT GTTGAAATGTTGTCATGTAATTCTATTCACAAGCTCTTGCTTGATGGCAAGACCTGTGCT GATGGGTCCATTGAGCCAAGCATAACGTGGATCCTTTTCCAAGCCCCCGAAAGGGGTGAACTCG GTACCGCTCTTGGGCTGCCAGATGAGTTTATTGCCAGAGTAGATATTGAGATCGCTGGGGAAAACA GTCCTATAATCGgcagtgtgcttttaaaggcCACTGTTGGAGTAGCAAGGTTAACTATCCCAAGATCTGCGCAG GAATTGCAATTCACCGGGACAGCAGGACAATCCGTGAAGCGCACTTATGCCCTGAAAAACATGGGAAATATAAACAGCCAAGTGCACCTGAAAGTAGCAGAAGAGAAATATTATACGGTCAATCCAACGCGAACAATGCTTCGGCCCATGCAG GAAGTTCAGATTACTGTGGTATTCAGGGCTCCCAAGTCACAAGGTGTTGTTGACAG CACCTTGTCGATGACTGTGTTGCCCCACGGCCCAGACTATGAGATACCGCTTAGGGGAATGGTGGCCCAGCCTCCTGCGCCCATCGACGAGCACAT GAACTTACTGTTGTGTAACAAGTCTGTTGTGTGTTGGCCTGGGATAGCTGTTGGAAAAGCTGC CCAACAGAAGGTTATTCTTAAGAACAATGCAGAAACGAAGACAATGAAACTCCAGCTTTCTATCCAAGGTCACCACTCAGACTTTCAG CTGCAGAATATGTTTGGTAAGGTTGATCCGAAAAGTCTGGCATCTATTGTCAACCTGGGTCCTCGG GAGGAACTTCCTGTGCATATTTTGTTTGCACCCTCCACTCTTGGGCTTGTCTCCAGCACTCTCATCATAAAGTCGGCTGTGGGGCGCCCAGAGTACGTCAAGTCAAAG GTCCCCTTGCATGGGTGCGGCGGTACTAGTAACCTGACCCTAGTGGACACACGAAAGCTCAGCGAGGGCTACATTACCAACATTGGCGAG gTGTCGCTTGGTAAGAAGAACGTATTCAAAGTTACCGTTAAGAATACGGGTGCGAGAGCAGCTTTCGTGAAGGCCGTATGTTACACGG ACATCTCTTCAAAGTCCGTCTACCCGCCTAGTCACTTTGGCATCACCCCCAATAATTTCATCTTGCATGAGCACTGCTCAAAG CAACTAGAAGTGTCATTCCTACCTCTGGAAAATGATGCTCTAAAATGCCAGCGGGAGGTCAGCACTGTCGCTAATGTCGTCTTCTACTTTGGTGATGAAGTTATCAGAAGTCAGTACAAAAG GTACGTTCAGCAAAATGATCTGTCTTGCCCCTCCCTCACCGGAGACAGTGGAATCAACTTCTTGTCGGTCTTCTTGGATGAGGACAGGATCCTTGAAG ATGTGAACTATCCCTCCACACCTGATTGGTCGAAGTTCTTCCAGAGCTGTGTGTCTCGGCTTCGTCTCGAGCTTGTAGGCTCGCCAAGGGCTGAGAGTCTGGTAGACCGAGGACAGGCTGAGGCAAATCAGTCTCTGGACCTGGTTCCTATCCTCGGGCCGACAGATAATGCGCCTGCAGGTCCCTTACTTAATGATGCCAGAAATG TCGAGGCTGGCTCTCCCGAAGAGCTCTCATGGGCAGTGACGCCCGAGCAAATGGTGCTGAAACCGTGTAAGACTT TGCCAGAGCAAGCCGTGGGAAGATTCCAAATCGTTAACTTTTCCGAGCGTCCATTACG ATTTGAGTTCAGTTGGCCAGGACATTGCCTATCTATAACTCCAGAAGGAGGCCAAGTCCCGCCAAG GAGCCAAGTAACAGTACTGATGAGCCCCGCCGCTAATCTCTCCTCTCGAGGGATCGACCTCCCTTGGAGCGGGACGGTGCACGTGACTTGTGACGGCCAGCAAAAGCCAATCAGGGTGCAGATCCGTGAGGAACTTGTCCTGGAGAACTCCCCATTCCAGCCGGGGACCAGTCAGATGAAGCCGCTAGACACGGGCATGGCCACGCCGTTCACCTCTGCACCCCTGCCCTCGTCGCACTTACCCCCGTTAGTGGTGAAAAATAAGAGGGTGGAATTTGCAGAGACGGTGGTGGGGGGAGAATCTG CCACGGAGCTTGTGTTAGAAAGTACAGTAGACTCCAATGTGTCCTGGAACCTGAGCTCTGTGGCCCCTGTCTATGTCAAG GGTGACGCGTCTGGTGATGTGTACCGCGCCACTTACTCTGCCTTCTGGTTCCAAAAGCGCTCAGGAATGTTACAAGGCAAAAATTTGTTAAAG ATTCTTGTGAAGTTCCTGCCAATGGACCCCGGCCAGTACTCCCAGCACTGGGACCTTAAG TTTCAACATGAGGGCTTCAAGCGACTTCACAAGCAAAGGATAGAGGTGTTTGCACAG gcaATTGTAAGAGATGCTCCTTTCACCAAGATTACACGAGAGGGAGGGAAAGAAAATCAGCCAGCGATAACACACAAAAGACTTCCAGCAAAAGTAGAACACCTTTCGCATCAGAAAGGCCAGTCTCAAGAAAAGCAGTCAGTGATCCTTAATGGGACAAGCAAGATTTCGGAAAAATCTACCAACAG ACCCCGGCGAAATCGTGGAGTTTATGTTAACGAGAGTGAAGTCATCTTTCCAAAGACGGCTGTTGGTGGAACATCTGAAAGTATTGTCAAGATTTGCAATACCACCGATGCTGAGGTTACG GTCCCGATCCAACGCCCTCAAGCTCCTTTCTCCCTCCCATCACACATCCCCGGAAGATCACGAATCAGTGCTCATCGGTTTGTGAGAATACCGGTCAGATTTACACCAACGGAGCCTGGGACTAGCTACACGTCTGTCATAGTGTTCGTATTACCAGAGCAGCGGATTGAAGTACAAGTACAAGGGGAATCCTGA